In the genome of Limnothrix sp. FACHB-406, one region contains:
- a CDS encoding flavin-dependent dehydrogenase, whose product MKELLYLEVPTPEAATVLNWLQQEFMVPSGVKVAAPTGFRWQPAGDRDGETVAGCVWSLQRTTYLKLFRWSDRPIAGEGALVRALRQQVAEKFPTTYPELPEIDLTKSNIFEALAPKYPQTAKYFQRMPNGERDLLRAYWWEKRWREAVRNPQQHKQVIFQGQTSQGATSQGQTSQGQNPDPLPAITYDLIYVGGALGVIHAAMMARLGYRVLLLERLPFGRMNREWNISREELQVPIDLGLFTPAEVEGLIATEYRDGFHKFFDANNPPQARANVLHTPTVLNVAIAADRIIQLCGQKLREAGGDIWDETEFERADVMGDRITMTAKHLPTGETRQVAGRLLIDAMGTASPIAWQLNGTRAFDSVCPTVGAVIANGIDWPVWDLDYGDVLFSHGDISRGRQLIWELFPIGGKAVTVYLFHYHQVHPENPGSLLEMYEDFFSILPEYRRCDLDKLTWGKATFGYIPGHFSQSEGERRVSFDRLLALGDAASLQSPLVFTGFGSMIRNLGRLTDLLDTALKHDLLTEQDLGSIRAYQSNVAVTWMFSKGMMVPTGRTLPPQRVNSMLNTFFGLLADAEEDVADRFIKDRFDWWLFNRLALKAAVQNPMLLWWIWDSAGPWDLWRWMGSYLTFTLSSLVAWLLGWLPAIARRIQPWLEQRAPGLWLRVLARCYAIDLTWGQRARVARTVPRSPTEAVSSGTV is encoded by the coding sequence ATGAAAGAACTGCTTTATCTGGAAGTGCCGACTCCGGAAGCCGCAACGGTGCTGAACTGGTTGCAGCAAGAGTTTATGGTTCCCAGCGGGGTGAAGGTAGCGGCTCCCACGGGGTTTCGCTGGCAACCGGCGGGCGATCGGGATGGGGAAACTGTGGCGGGTTGCGTTTGGTCTTTGCAGCGCACCACCTATCTGAAGCTGTTTCGGTGGAGCGATCGCCCGATCGCGGGGGAAGGGGCCTTGGTGCGGGCCCTGCGGCAACAGGTGGCCGAAAAATTCCCCACCACCTACCCGGAGCTTCCTGAGATTGACTTAACAAAGAGCAATATTTTCGAGGCCCTTGCGCCCAAATATCCACAAACCGCTAAGTATTTTCAACGGATGCCCAATGGTGAACGGGATTTGCTGCGGGCCTATTGGTGGGAAAAGCGCTGGCGGGAAGCGGTGCGGAATCCTCAGCAACATAAGCAGGTTATTTTTCAGGGCCAGACTTCTCAGGGCGCGACTTCTCAGGGCCAAACTTCTCAGGGGCAAAACCCCGACCCATTGCCGGCCATTACCTATGACTTGATCTATGTGGGCGGGGCCTTGGGGGTAATTCATGCGGCGATGATGGCGCGGTTGGGCTATCGGGTGTTGTTGCTGGAGCGGTTGCCCTTTGGCCGCATGAATCGGGAGTGGAATATTTCCCGGGAAGAGTTGCAAGTGCCGATCGACCTGGGCCTCTTCACGCCCGCTGAGGTGGAAGGATTGATCGCCACGGAATATCGCGATGGGTTTCACAAGTTTTTTGATGCCAACAATCCACCGCAAGCGCGGGCCAATGTGCTGCACACGCCGACGGTGCTGAATGTGGCGATCGCGGCTGATCGCATCATTCAGCTCTGTGGCCAAAAGCTGCGGGAAGCGGGCGGCGACATTTGGGACGAAACGGAATTTGAACGGGCGGACGTGATGGGCGATCGAATCACCATGACCGCCAAACACTTGCCCACGGGGGAAACTCGCCAAGTGGCCGGTCGGTTGCTGATTGATGCCATGGGCACGGCTTCCCCGATCGCCTGGCAACTGAACGGAACCCGCGCTTTCGATAGCGTTTGTCCCACGGTGGGGGCCGTGATTGCCAATGGAATTGATTGGCCGGTCTGGGATTTGGACTATGGCGACGTGCTGTTCAGCCATGGGGACATTTCCCGTGGCCGGCAACTGATTTGGGAGCTGTTCCCCATTGGCGGCAAGGCCGTGACCGTTTATCTGTTCCACTACCACCAAGTTCACCCCGAAAATCCTGGTTCCCTGCTGGAAATGTATGAGGACTTTTTCAGCATCCTGCCGGAATATCGCCGCTGCGATTTGGACAAGCTGACCTGGGGCAAGGCCACCTTTGGCTATATTCCCGGTCACTTCAGCCAAAGCGAGGGCGAGCGGCGCGTCTCGTTCGATCGCCTCTTGGCTCTGGGGGATGCCGCTTCATTGCAATCTCCCCTGGTGTTCACCGGTTTTGGTTCCATGATTCGCAACTTGGGCCGGCTCACAGACTTGCTGGATACGGCCTTGAAACATGACTTGCTGACGGAACAGGACTTGGGTTCAATCCGGGCCTACCAAAGCAACGTGGCGGTCACCTGGATGTTCTCGAAGGGGATGATGGTTCCCACGGGTCGCACGCTGCCACCCCAGCGGGTGAATTCCATGCTGAACACCTTCTTTGGCCTGCTGGCCGATGCCGAGGAGGATGTGGCCGATCGCTTCATTAAGGATCGGTTTGATTGGTGGTTGTTCAATCGCCTGGCCCTGAAGGCGGCGGTGCAAAATCCAATGCTGCTGTGGTGGATTTGGGATTCGGCGGGCCCTTGGGATCTGTGGCGCTGGATGGGCAGCTATCTCACCTTTACCCTGTCGAGCTTGGTGGCTTGGCTGCTGGGGTGGCTACCGGCGATCGCCCGCCGAATTCAGCCCTGGTTGGAGCAGCGCGCGCCGGGTCTGTGGTTGCGGGTGCTGGCCCGGTGCTATGCGATCGACCTCACTTGGGGGCAACGGGCCCGCGTGGCTCGCACGGTTCCCCGATCGCCCACGGAAGCGGTTTCCAGCGGCACGGTCTAG
- a CDS encoding pentapeptide repeat-containing protein, which yields MELSEFQLALDRGRRDFPWVSLEGQCLRKLSLVGLSLRQAKLDRADLSETDCSGATLLKVSATESQWRAARLDRVNAQKANFSGASFVNAQLSAAQLQGADLSAADFRQANLRGANLTGATLTGACFAAADLTDAIFDWDSEPIAQGDFTAATMPDGQPFSADWQPGPVDPLPPAPPTTDRAIDVGRSNPVDRAVTEAIEPTDATTNAPPPDRPHRYLLSNPNFAVPNAGPPPPPPKPANLWEAGQRLPLPLLTLWLLGYALWGSSLAVLDPPPHSWLLLACSSLAGMAGLQWGFLALTGGAMAIVLAVPLPQQVLSILLGGATGLTVGLLTKFLMHVSWSGALRNALLALASAVTVINLALGVVWLGMVGALAFTFSAMPLWTIMVEQNLSQTQRLLVMAGVATLGVAIGRWVA from the coding sequence ATGGAGTTGTCGGAGTTTCAATTGGCGCTCGATCGGGGACGGCGCGACTTTCCTTGGGTGAGTCTGGAAGGGCAATGTTTGCGAAAGCTGTCGTTGGTGGGGCTGTCCCTGCGCCAAGCCAAGCTCGATCGGGCTGATTTGAGCGAAACGGATTGCAGCGGGGCCACGTTGCTGAAGGTGTCGGCCACGGAAAGCCAATGGCGTGCGGCCCGGCTCGATCGCGTCAATGCCCAGAAGGCGAATTTTAGCGGAGCCAGCTTTGTCAATGCCCAACTATCGGCAGCCCAACTGCAAGGGGCGGATTTGTCGGCGGCTGACTTTCGGCAGGCGAATTTGCGGGGGGCAAACCTAACCGGCGCAACTTTGACCGGGGCTTGTTTTGCGGCCGCGGACTTGACCGACGCGATCTTCGACTGGGACTCGGAACCGATCGCCCAAGGGGATTTCACCGCCGCCACCATGCCCGATGGACAACCCTTCAGCGCCGATTGGCAACCGGGCCCCGTCGATCCCTTGCCCCCAGCGCCACCAACCACCGATCGGGCGATCGATGTAGGGCGATCGAATCCTGTTGATCGCGCCGTGACCGAGGCGATCGAACCCACCGATGCAACAACAAACGCACCCCCACCCGATCGGCCCCATCGCTATTTGTTGAGTAATCCCAACTTTGCCGTTCCCAACGCCGGACCGCCGCCGCCGCCGCCCAAACCCGCGAACCTTTGGGAAGCCGGCCAGCGCCTACCGTTGCCATTGTTAACCCTCTGGCTTTTGGGTTATGCGCTCTGGGGCAGCAGCCTTGCCGTTTTGGATCCACCGCCCCACAGTTGGTTGCTGCTGGCCTGTAGTTCCTTGGCGGGGATGGCGGGGTTGCAATGGGGTTTTTTGGCCCTAACCGGCGGGGCCATGGCGATCGTTCTGGCGGTTCCGCTGCCTCAGCAGGTATTGAGCATTCTGCTGGGTGGGGCCACCGGGTTAACCGTTGGCCTGCTCACCAAATTTCTGATGCATGTTTCCTGGAGCGGGGCCCTGCGCAACGCGCTGTTGGCCTTGGCTTCCGCTGTCACGGTCATTAATTTGGCATTGGGGGTTGTCTGGCTGGGCATGGTGGGAGCCTTGGCCTTCACCTTTTCCGCCATGCCCCTTTGGACAATCATGGTTGAGCAAAATTTGTCCCAAACCCAACGCCTGTTGGTGATGGCGGGAGTGGCCACCTTGGGCGTGGCGATCGGGCGCTGGGTTGCCTAG
- a CDS encoding PQQ-binding-like beta-propeller repeat protein, which translates to MPSRRTVTRWIAQGGLLGSMGAAMGQRASELRQQAEAAPLIPGQPAAWADRLRMADRLAQEQLAAAQDPRAEVELLIPSFLGNQARRFYGRGIPQGLGVRRKFFLGSGPTRIGRRLEVWSGAGWTGQCTLVRDRGRDYLLIGAFDHHLRKIDLQTWQEVWRYRFDDVLKGTATIYIDRTAPPLDQVIVLQGSRQGVNVPFTARVVPSLRAISFRTGQELWRWNVRQTASYSRDNDSSPLDLRNGLLFNVGENGIGSFLGAALNTVTQRDGITQPAIAGELLFYAPGDGARHGGNLVAESSPSRLGDRLFVAAGSGHIYGVDLNSRQIDWDFFTGTDIDGTAVVSRDGKLFCAIERQYTSGPGGLFKLNPARPPAEAVEWFLPTGSLRYQDWQGGIIGSAALNDDYRDRGQPPLFATGAIDGILYIGSQLRTTGLAHWGPQRDGPHNSPYVAFQTRIGPTISTPIFTEGDRLVAASYDGVRLFQLRFLPTQSQDPAALPNGRGQWFRLEVTLLAHFAPGSSFEATPIVWDGTVYLSGRDGWLYALG; encoded by the coding sequence GTGCCCTCGCGTCGTACCGTCACCCGCTGGATTGCCCAAGGGGGATTGTTGGGATCCATGGGAGCTGCCATGGGCCAGCGGGCCAGCGAGCTGCGGCAACAGGCCGAGGCCGCGCCGTTAATTCCTGGACAACCCGCCGCCTGGGCCGATCGACTGCGGATGGCCGATCGCTTGGCCCAAGAACAGTTGGCCGCCGCCCAAGATCCCCGCGCCGAAGTGGAACTGCTGATTCCCAGCTTTTTGGGTAACCAAGCCCGCCGGTTCTATGGCCGAGGCATTCCCCAGGGATTGGGGGTACGGCGCAAGTTTTTTTTGGGATCCGGCCCAACAAGGATTGGGCGGCGATTGGAGGTTTGGAGCGGTGCGGGCTGGACGGGGCAATGCACCCTCGTGCGCGATCGGGGACGAGACTATCTGCTGATTGGCGCGTTTGACCACCACCTGCGCAAAATTGACCTGCAAACTTGGCAAGAGGTTTGGCGCTATCGATTTGACGACGTGCTGAAGGGAACAGCCACGATCTACATCGATCGCACCGCACCACCACTCGATCAAGTGATTGTGCTTCAGGGCAGTCGCCAGGGGGTGAATGTGCCCTTTACGGCGCGGGTGGTTCCCAGTTTGCGGGCCATTTCCTTTCGCACGGGCCAAGAGTTGTGGCGGTGGAACGTGCGCCAAACCGCCAGCTACAGCCGCGACAACGACAGCAGCCCCCTCGATTTGCGTAATGGGCTGCTGTTTAATGTGGGCGAAAACGGGATTGGTTCCTTTTTGGGGGCCGCGCTGAACACGGTCACCCAACGGGACGGCATCACCCAACCGGCGATCGCGGGGGAATTGCTGTTCTATGCCCCGGGCGATGGGGCCCGCCATGGCGGCAACCTGGTGGCGGAATCTTCCCCGTCACGACTGGGCGATCGGCTGTTTGTGGCGGCTGGCTCCGGTCACATTTATGGCGTTGACCTGAACAGTCGGCAAATTGACTGGGATTTCTTCACCGGTACGGATATTGACGGAACGGCGGTGGTTTCGCGCGATGGCAAGCTCTTTTGCGCGATCGAGCGGCAATATACATCCGGGCCCGGCGGTCTTTTTAAACTGAATCCGGCCAGGCCGCCCGCCGAGGCCGTGGAATGGTTTTTGCCCACCGGCTCCTTGCGCTACCAAGATTGGCAGGGTGGAATTATCGGCTCAGCGGCCCTGAATGATGACTATCGCGATCGGGGACAGCCGCCCCTGTTTGCCACGGGGGCGATCGATGGAATCCTCTACATTGGCTCCCAGTTACGCACCACCGGCCTGGCCCATTGGGGGCCGCAGCGGGATGGGCCACACAACTCGCCCTACGTGGCCTTTCAAACCCGGATTGGCCCCACCATTTCCACCCCGATTTTCACCGAGGGCGATCGCCTCGTGGCCGCCAGCTACGACGGGGTGCGGCTGTTTCAGTTGCGCTTTTTGCCCACCCAGTCCCAAGACCCGGCCGCTTTGCCCAATGGTCGGGGCCAGTGGTTTCGCTTGGAGGTCACTCTGTTGGCGCACTTTGCCCCGGGATCTTCCTTTGAGGCCACCCCGATCGTCTGGGATGGAACGGTCTATCTGAGTGGGCGCGATGGCTGGCTCTATGCCCTCGGCTAG
- a CDS encoding photosystem I assembly protein Ycf3, whose translation MPRTQKNDNFIDKTFTVMADLILKVLPTNKKAKEAFVYYRDGMSAQGEGEYAEALQNYEEALNLEEDPYDRSFILYNMALIFASNGERDKAVDYYHQALDQNPRMPQALNNIAVIYHYNGEQAQASGEDEAAERWFDKAAEYWKRAIRLAPNNYIEAQNWLKTTGRSNMDVFF comes from the coding sequence ATGCCTCGAACTCAAAAAAACGACAATTTTATTGACAAAACCTTTACGGTGATGGCGGACTTGATTCTGAAAGTGCTGCCCACCAACAAAAAAGCGAAAGAAGCTTTTGTTTATTACCGAGATGGCATGTCTGCCCAAGGCGAAGGTGAATATGCAGAAGCCTTGCAAAACTACGAAGAAGCCCTGAACCTAGAAGAAGATCCCTACGATCGCAGCTTCATCCTGTATAACATGGCCTTGATTTTTGCCAGCAATGGCGAACGGGACAAAGCCGTTGATTACTATCACCAAGCCCTTGATCAGAATCCGCGAATGCCCCAGGCCTTGAATAACATCGCCGTGATTTATCACTACAACGGCGAGCAAGCCCAAGCCAGCGGCGAAGATGAAGCAGCCGAGCGTTGGTTCGACAAGGCGGCGGAATATTGGAAGCGGGCCATTCGCTTAGCACCCAACAACTACATCGAGGCCCAAAACTGGTTAAAAACCACCGGTCGATCGAACATGGATGTCTTCTTCTAG
- a CDS encoding ATP-dependent 6-phosphofructokinase — translation MGEIKRIGVLTSGGDCAGLNAAIRGVVMRAASYGWEVMGIRHGTEGLTRQPTEALLLTPDKVERWLTLGGTLLGTINRGQPFQVTLPDGTMHDRTLDFAKGCRELELSAIVGIGGDGSLKILHDLMTKVGVPFVGIPKTIDNDVAATEQSIGFDTAVNIATEALDRLHFTAASHDRVMILEVMGRDAGHIALHAGIAGGAQVILIPEIPYKLEVVSQAIRNRQAAGKAFSVVIVSEAVCTSGGDVVTQTQAFGECRLGGIGQYLAQELAQSTGAETRVTVLGHVQRGGVPSPLDRLIASAFGVEAVDLIARGEFDRVVTWQQRQVVSVPVLEAISHCRIVDPNDTLLKTARGLGICLGD, via the coding sequence ATGGGTGAGATAAAACGAATCGGAGTGCTGACCAGCGGCGGAGATTGCGCAGGGCTAAATGCTGCCATTCGGGGTGTGGTGATGCGGGCTGCCAGCTACGGCTGGGAAGTGATGGGCATTCGCCACGGTACGGAAGGGCTAACTCGGCAGCCCACCGAAGCCCTGCTGCTGACACCGGACAAGGTTGAGCGGTGGTTAACCTTGGGGGGAACCCTGCTCGGAACCATTAACCGGGGCCAACCCTTTCAGGTGACCTTGCCCGATGGCACGATGCACGATCGCACCTTGGACTTTGCCAAGGGCTGTCGGGAGTTGGAGCTATCGGCCATTGTTGGCATTGGCGGCGATGGGAGCCTGAAAATTCTTCATGATCTGATGACGAAAGTGGGTGTGCCCTTTGTGGGGATTCCCAAAACGATCGATAACGATGTGGCCGCCACAGAACAATCGATCGGGTTTGACACAGCCGTGAACATTGCCACGGAAGCTCTCGATCGGCTCCACTTCACCGCCGCCAGCCACGATCGAGTCATGATCCTGGAAGTGATGGGGCGCGACGCGGGCCACATCGCCCTCCACGCCGGCATTGCGGGCGGGGCCCAGGTGATTTTGATTCCCGAAATTCCTTACAAGCTGGAAGTGGTGTCCCAGGCCATTCGCAATCGCCAGGCCGCTGGCAAGGCCTTTTCCGTGGTGATCGTGTCCGAAGCGGTCTGCACCAGCGGCGGTGACGTGGTGACGCAAACCCAGGCCTTTGGGGAATGTCGCCTGGGGGGCATTGGGCAATATTTGGCCCAGGAGCTGGCCCAAAGCACTGGCGCTGAAACCCGCGTCACCGTGCTGGGCCATGTGCAGCGCGGTGGCGTGCCCTCGCCGCTCGATCGCCTGATTGCCTCGGCCTTTGGCGTGGAGGCAGTGGATCTGATTGCTCGGGGCGAGTTCGATCGGGTGGTGACTTGGCAACAGCGCCAGGTGGTGAGTGTGCCCGTACTGGAGGCCATTTCCCACTGCCGCATCGTTGACCCCAATGATACGCTGCTGAAAACCGCACGGGGCCTGGGAATTTGCCTCGGGGATTAG
- a CDS encoding aldo/keto reductase, protein MQYRRFGKTNLQLSVFSLGTMRCLDSAEQAAEVFARAIELGINHFETARGYGASEVFVGQAIAQGIVPRDRVILTSKLLPTGSPEEIDRQLTESLERLQTPYLDCLAIHGVNLPEHLDWIQDQQSGMAALHRALADGRIRHLGFSTHGPLALILQTIATDQFEFVNLHFNYFFQRNAPAVQAALDRDLGIFIISPADKGGQLYTPPPTLSQLCAPLSPLGAGYRWLLAQPGITTLSVGPAKVEELGAIEPWIERTEPLSAEEQAIFNRLDRHQIAALETDRCAQCYACLPCPEEIQIPEVLRLRNLAVAFKMVDFGRYRYGMFENAGHWFPGQRGDRCTECGDCLPRCPEQLNIPDLLQDTHDRLSGRWGRRLWD, encoded by the coding sequence ATGCAATATCGACGATTTGGCAAAACCAATCTTCAACTATCCGTCTTTTCCTTGGGGACAATGCGGTGCTTGGATTCTGCCGAGCAGGCGGCCGAAGTGTTTGCTCGGGCGATCGAGCTGGGAATTAACCATTTTGAAACCGCTCGGGGTTATGGAGCCAGCGAAGTTTTTGTTGGCCAGGCGATCGCCCAAGGAATTGTGCCGCGCGATCGAGTCATTCTCACCAGCAAACTATTACCCACCGGCAGCCCAGAAGAGATCGATCGGCAACTGACCGAATCCCTGGAACGCCTGCAAACGCCCTATTTAGATTGCCTAGCCATTCATGGGGTGAATCTGCCAGAACATTTGGATTGGATTCAAGACCAACAATCGGGAATGGCCGCGTTGCATCGGGCCCTAGCCGATGGTCGAATTCGTCATTTGGGATTTTCCACCCATGGGCCCTTGGCTTTGATTTTGCAGACCATTGCCACCGATCAATTTGAGTTTGTCAATTTACATTTCAATTACTTTTTTCAACGCAATGCCCCCGCTGTTCAGGCGGCCCTCGATCGGGATTTGGGCATTTTCATCATCTCCCCCGCCGACAAAGGGGGACAGCTCTACACCCCGCCGCCTACTTTGAGCCAACTCTGTGCGCCCCTGTCGCCCTTGGGAGCCGGTTACCGTTGGCTGCTGGCCCAACCGGGGATCACCACCCTGAGCGTTGGCCCCGCCAAGGTGGAAGAGTTGGGGGCGATCGAACCCTGGATTGAGCGCACCGAACCCCTCAGCGCGGAAGAGCAGGCAATTTTTAATCGGCTCGATCGACACCAAATTGCGGCCCTCGAAACCGATCGTTGTGCCCAATGCTATGCCTGCTTGCCCTGTCCCGAGGAAATTCAAATTCCAGAGGTGTTGCGGCTGCGTAATCTGGCGGTGGCTTTCAAAATGGTGGACTTTGGGCGCTACCGCTACGGCATGTTTGAAAATGCTGGACATTGGTTTCCAGGACAACGGGGCGATCGCTGCACGGAATGTGGGGATTGCTTGCCCCGTTGCCCCGAACAATTAAACATTCCCGACCTGTTGCAAGACACCCACGATCGACTCAGCGGCCGTTGGGGTCGTCGCCTTTGGGATTAG
- the gatC gene encoding Asp-tRNA(Asn)/Glu-tRNA(Gln) amidotransferase subunit GatC — protein MSLSLDEVRKVAHLARIQLTAEEEEKFAAQLNNILTYVEQLSELDVTDVEPTTRAIDVNNVMRPDQLDRYTDREGLLGCAPDRDEDFFKVPKILNS, from the coding sequence ATGAGCCTCAGTTTGGACGAAGTTCGCAAGGTTGCCCATTTGGCGCGAATTCAACTGACTGCTGAAGAGGAGGAAAAATTCGCCGCCCAACTCAACAACATCCTGACCTATGTGGAACAGTTGAGCGAGTTGGACGTGACCGATGTGGAACCCACCACCCGGGCGATCGATGTGAATAACGTGATGCGTCCTGATCAACTCGATCGCTACACCGATCGGGAAGGTCTGTTAGGATGTGCGCCGGATCGCGATGAAGATTTCTTCAAAGTGCCCAAGATCTTGAACAGCTAA